The sequence below is a genomic window from Candidatus Neomarinimicrobiota bacterium.
AACAGCGGGACAGGCAACGCGTTTGTGAATAGGGGTGGAATTTTTAAGCCGTTATCGAGTGTTCCAACAGAGGATAATCGAACTTTGAGCGGTACCTGGATGATACGATTGTTGTTAAAAAAGCAGATCGAAGTCGACACGACTCTTTATTTTCAAACAGCGCTGCGCGGAGACAACTGGATAGAGTTTGATTATTCGAACGGGGCGGTCAAGATTCCTTTTACAGTCTCCGGCGAATCAGATGTGAAAATATACCTCTACGACTTACTCGGCAGAACTGTTCGCAGGTGGGATAACATCGGGACGGTATCTCCGGGAAGAGAGTATCAGGTTTTCTGGGATGGTAAATCCACGTCCGGCAGCGTTCAGAGTACCGGAATGTACTTCATAAGACTTGTTCAGGGAGAGAAAACCGACGTTAAGCGCCTGAAATTTATTAAGTAAGTTAAAGCAGATTGAGCCGCACAGCCCGGGTGGCGAATTTCATTTATAAGAACATTATGATAAATTACTCTTGAATTAATACCATCTTATAAGGAATATTATTGAATATATTCTTAAAACCACGAACCATCTTAAAAACCGACCATATGACTGGAGGCTGGCATGAACGAATCGGTTAGGAAATTAGCAGCGGAATTTATCGGAGTATTTTTTCTTGTGTTCATCGGGACGGGAGCAATAGCCGTTGATAGTTCCGGTCAGGCAGGCATAGGACTTTTGGGTGTTGCTTTTGCATTTGGACTCACACTGGCCATTATGGTCGGTGTAACTGCGGGCGTATCAGGTGGACATCTGAACCCCGCCGTGACGTTCGGTATGCTTCTAACCGGCAATATCGACGGAAAGGGAGCCGCCAGTTATATAGCCGCTCAACTATTAGGCGCTTCTGCGGCATCTTTATTATTGAGAAACTTGGTCTGGATGAACTCGCCGTCAGCGGCAAGCATGGGTGTAACCTTACCGTCGGCTGGTGTAGGTCTGGGGTCTCTGATAGGATTGGAAATTATAATGACATTTATGCTGGTATTTGTGGTTTTCGCTGTGGCGGTCGATCCCAACTCACCATTTAGAAAAATGGGGAATTTGCTGATAGGACTGACCGTAACAGTATGCGCGTTATTCGGAGGTTCGCTGACCGGCGCATCGTTAAATCCAGCCCGAAGTTTTGGACCGGCATTGATATCAGGAGAATGGACCTTACACTGGGCTTACTGGTTAGCGCCTTTGGCGGGAGGAGCGCTTGCATCTTTGTTATACTCTAAGATTTTTTTGACCGAGAACAAATCGTAAAAAGTAATTAAACAGAATAATATAAAAGGATAGAAAGGGGATACAAAATGGCACACACATTACCTGAATTGCCATATGCGTACGATGCACTCGAACCTCATATAGACGAGCAAACAATGAGGCTCCATCACGACATCCATCACAACGGTTACGTCACCGGATTGAATAACGCCGAAGAGAAGCTCGCTGAGGCGAGAGATTCCGGAGAATTTGGCCTCACTAAACATTGGGAAAGAGAGGCAGCGTTTCATGGTGCAGGACATCTCTTACATACGATATTCTGGACGAATATGGGTCCCGATGGAGGAGGCGAACCGGGCGGCGAACTAAGCGATGCGATAAAAGGCGACTTTGGCGATTTTGATAAGTTCAAGGCCCACTTTTCGGCAGCCGCAAATCAGGTCGAAGGATCGGGATGGGGTATTCTTGCATACAGACCGTTTGATGGTAAACTTGTGATACTTCAAGCCGAAAAACATCAAAATCTTACTCAATGGGGGGTAATTCCACTGTTGGTTATTGATGTATGGGAACACGCATACTACCTGAAATACCAAAACAAGCGACCCGATTATACCGCAGCGTTCTATAATGTGATCAATTGGAGTAACATAGAAGATCGTTTTAAAGAGGCAAAGTAATACTTTAATAGATTCACGATAAACGCTTATAATTAGCCCCTGTACAAGATGTTTGCAGGGGCTAATTAATCTAACTGTCGGCAGTGTGAGCAAAATAAATGGAGCGCTCACGTTCTTAACGTGAGGATGAAAGCCTCACCGAGTTTATAGAATAAACTGATTGAAACCCTTTGTGAGATCCTGAAAGCAAGGTCCCGTATTTCTTAGTCTCGTTTGCATACCAATATCAGCACTTATACAAGATATGCTCAATCGAATAAAT
It includes:
- a CDS encoding MIP family channel protein, producing MNESVRKLAAEFIGVFFLVFIGTGAIAVDSSGQAGIGLLGVAFAFGLTLAIMVGVTAGVSGGHLNPAVTFGMLLTGNIDGKGAASYIAAQLLGASAASLLLRNLVWMNSPSAASMGVTLPSAGVGLGSLIGLEIIMTFMLVFVVFAVAVDPNSPFRKMGNLLIGLTVTVCALFGGSLTGASLNPARSFGPALISGEWTLHWAYWLAPLAGGALASLLYSKIFLTENKS
- a CDS encoding superoxide dismutase → MAHTLPELPYAYDALEPHIDEQTMRLHHDIHHNGYVTGLNNAEEKLAEARDSGEFGLTKHWEREAAFHGAGHLLHTIFWTNMGPDGGGEPGGELSDAIKGDFGDFDKFKAHFSAAANQVEGSGWGILAYRPFDGKLVILQAEKHQNLTQWGVIPLLVIDVWEHAYYLKYQNKRPDYTAAFYNVINWSNIEDRFKEAK